The proteins below come from a single Afipia felis ATCC 53690 genomic window:
- the proB gene encoding glutamate 5-kinase produces the protein MHPRLNDFRRIVIKVGSSLLIDAARGEVKSTWLAALAADIAKLHHAGKDVLVVSSGSIALGRSRLKLPSGTLKLEESQAAAAVGQIALARIWSEVLDHHGIGAGQILVTLQDTEERRRYLNARSTISKLLEWRAVPVINENDTVATSEIRYGDNDRLAARVATMTSSDLLILLSDIDGLYTAPPGANPNAKLIPVVESVTADIEAMAGAAESELSRGGMRTKIEAAKIATSAGTHMLIASGKIEHPLQAIIDGGKCTWFLTPANPVTARKRWIAGSLEPKGVLVIDAGAVKALYAGRSLLAAGVTRIEGTFARGDAVLVRGPDGHEIGRGLVAYGADNAERIKGKSSAEASRILGLAGRPEMIHRDDLVVSHRHDVETIESGPEGP, from the coding sequence ATGCACCCCCGGCTGAATGATTTTCGCCGCATCGTCATCAAGGTCGGCTCCTCGCTCCTGATCGACGCTGCACGCGGCGAAGTAAAAAGCACGTGGCTTGCCGCGCTCGCCGCCGACATCGCCAAGCTGCATCATGCGGGCAAGGACGTGCTTGTCGTCTCGTCCGGTTCGATCGCGCTCGGCCGCTCGCGGCTGAAGCTGCCGTCGGGTACGCTGAAGCTCGAGGAAAGTCAGGCCGCCGCGGCCGTCGGTCAGATCGCACTCGCACGTATCTGGTCCGAGGTGCTCGACCATCACGGCATCGGCGCGGGACAGATCCTCGTCACGCTGCAGGACACGGAAGAGCGCCGCCGCTATCTCAACGCGCGTTCCACCATCTCGAAACTTTTGGAATGGCGCGCGGTGCCGGTCATCAACGAGAACGACACGGTCGCCACCAGCGAAATCCGCTACGGCGACAACGACCGTCTTGCCGCCCGCGTCGCCACCATGACGAGCTCAGATCTTCTGATCCTGCTGTCCGACATCGACGGACTTTACACCGCGCCGCCCGGCGCCAATCCGAACGCGAAACTCATTCCAGTCGTCGAATCCGTCACCGCCGACATCGAGGCAATGGCCGGCGCGGCCGAGTCTGAGCTGTCGCGTGGCGGCATGCGCACCAAGATCGAGGCCGCGAAAATCGCGACGTCCGCAGGCACCCACATGCTGATCGCCTCCGGCAAGATCGAGCACCCGCTGCAGGCGATCATCGACGGCGGCAAGTGCACGTGGTTTCTCACGCCCGCCAATCCCGTCACGGCGCGCAAGCGCTGGATCGCGGGATCGCTGGAGCCGAAGGGCGTGCTCGTGATCGACGCCGGTGCGGTGAAGGCGCTCTACGCCGGACGCAGCCTTCTGGCCGCAGGCGTCACGCGCATCGAGGGCACATTCGCCCGCGGCGATGCCGTGCTGGTACGCGGCCCCGACGGCCACGAGATCGGCCGCGGGCTTGTCGCCTACGGCGCCGACAATGCCGAACGCATCAAGGGAAAATCCTCGGCGGAGGCGTCCAGGATTCTAGGCCTCGCAGGCCGCCCCGAAATGATCCACCGCGACGATCTCGTCGTCTCTCACCGGCATGATGTCGAAACGATCGAATCCGGACCGGAGGGCCCGTGA
- a CDS encoding glutamate-5-semialdehyde dehydrogenase, with translation MNAPLKAVDDTTDLPALMSALAEQARAAAKVLALAPAEQKNAALAAMADALRASAPSLLAANAEDVKEARASGATESFVDRLALTDARIEAMAAGLDIVRNLDDPVGKVTEKWTRPNGMTIERVRVPLGVVAVIFESRPNVLADAGALCLKSGNAVILRGGSDSFRSCQAIHACLVDGLRKAGLPEGAITLVPTRDRAAVGLLLSGLDGRIDVIVPRGGKSLVARVEAEARVPVFAHLDGNNHVFIDKAASLDMAKTIVLNAKMRRPGVCGAAETLLIDKAAAPAQLKPLVGMLIDAGCEVRGDAEVQHADPRAKPVAEEDWATEYEAPIIAAKVVNGLSEAIAHIEKYSSHHTDAIVTDDAQAAARFLNEVDSAIVLHNASTQFADGGEFGFGAEIGIATGKFHARGPVGVEQLTSFKYRVHGTGQTRP, from the coding sequence ATGAATGCTCCGCTGAAAGCCGTTGACGACACAACCGACCTGCCCGCGCTGATGTCCGCTCTTGCGGAACAGGCACGCGCGGCAGCAAAGGTCCTGGCGCTCGCGCCCGCGGAACAGAAGAACGCGGCGCTCGCCGCGATGGCCGACGCTCTGCGCGCCTCCGCGCCTTCCCTGCTGGCCGCCAATGCGGAAGACGTGAAGGAAGCTCGCGCATCGGGCGCGACGGAGTCCTTTGTCGATCGCCTCGCGCTAACCGACGCTCGCATCGAGGCAATGGCGGCGGGACTCGATATCGTGCGTAACCTCGACGATCCGGTCGGCAAGGTCACCGAGAAATGGACCCGCCCCAATGGCATGACCATCGAACGCGTGCGCGTCCCGCTCGGTGTCGTCGCCGTGATCTTTGAGAGCCGCCCGAACGTGCTGGCGGATGCTGGCGCGCTGTGCCTGAAGTCCGGCAACGCCGTGATCCTGCGCGGCGGCTCCGATAGTTTCCGCTCCTGTCAGGCGATCCATGCCTGCCTCGTCGACGGATTGCGCAAGGCCGGACTGCCGGAAGGCGCGATCACGCTGGTACCGACGCGCGACCGCGCCGCTGTCGGTCTGCTGCTTTCCGGTCTCGACGGCCGCATCGACGTGATCGTGCCGCGCGGCGGCAAGAGCCTCGTCGCGCGTGTCGAGGCCGAGGCGCGCGTGCCGGTGTTCGCGCACCTCGACGGCAACAACCACGTCTTCATCGACAAGGCGGCCTCACTCGACATGGCCAAGACCATCGTGCTCAACGCCAAGATGCGCCGCCCCGGCGTGTGCGGCGCGGCCGAAACACTGCTCATCGACAAGGCCGCAGCGCCTGCGCAACTCAAGCCGCTGGTCGGGATGCTGATCGACGCCGGCTGCGAGGTTCGCGGTGACGCCGAAGTGCAGCACGCCGATCCGCGCGCGAAGCCCGTGGCGGAGGAAGACTGGGCGACCGAATACGAGGCCCCCATCATCGCAGCCAAGGTGGTCAACGGATTGAGCGAGGCGATCGCCCACATCGAGAAATACTCCTCGCACCATACCGACGCGATCGTCACCGACGATGCGCAGGCGGCGGCGCGTTTCCTCAACGAGGTCGATTCGGCCATCGTGCTGCATAACGCCTCGACGCAGTTCGCCGACGGCGGCGAGTTCGGCTTCGGCGCCGAGATCGGGATCGCCACCGGCAAGTTTCATGCGCGCGGGCCGGTCGGCGTCGAGCAACTCACCTCATTCAAATATCGTGTCCACGGCACGGGGCAGACGCGCCCGTGA
- a CDS encoding nicotinate-nucleotide adenylyltransferase yields the protein MNHTQALREAIPPYTDGMRIGLLGGSFNPPHQAHRDITLFAMKRLGLDRVWWLVTPGNPLKDRAPHGLAQRMEAARHLAHHPRIDVSCLESVIGTRYTLDTIEFLRRRCAAVRFVWIMGADNLAQFHRWKGWRTIADLVPMAVIDRPPDSFGALSSPAAQALMQHRIPERDAGQLAAMEPPAWMFLTGMKSPLSSTTLRNPDGSWKT from the coding sequence GTGAACCACACACAGGCGCTGCGCGAAGCGATCCCGCCCTACACCGACGGCATGCGCATCGGCCTGCTCGGCGGCTCGTTCAATCCGCCGCATCAGGCGCACCGCGACATTACGCTGTTCGCGATGAAACGGCTCGGCCTCGACCGGGTGTGGTGGCTGGTGACGCCCGGCAATCCGCTGAAGGATCGCGCGCCGCACGGGCTCGCGCAGCGCATGGAGGCGGCGCGCCACCTCGCGCATCATCCGCGCATCGACGTAAGCTGTCTCGAATCCGTCATCGGCACCCGATACACTCTCGACACCATTGAGTTCCTGCGCAGGCGTTGTGCGGCCGTGCGCTTCGTCTGGATCATGGGAGCGGACAATCTGGCGCAATTCCACCGCTGGAAAGGCTGGCGCACCATCGCCGATCTGGTTCCGATGGCCGTGATCGACCGGCCACCCGACAGCTTCGGCGCGTTATCCTCGCCTGCAGCACAAGCCCTGATGCAGCATCGCATTCCCGAACGCGACGCCGGGCAACTCGCCGCCATGGAGCCGCCAGCCTGGATGTTCCTGACCGGCATGAAATCGCCGCTGTCCTCGACCACACTGCGGAACCCGGACGGGAGCTGGAAGACGTGA
- the rsfS gene encoding ribosome silencing factor codes for MKARPDADETLHLILSRLDDMKAEETVTIDLRGKSSITDYMVVTTGRVNRHVGAIAENVAKGLKESGIEAPHIEGLANCDWVLIDSGDVIVHVFRPEVREFYNLEKMWTSEKPAKKAR; via the coding sequence CTGAAGGCGCGTCCTGACGCCGACGAGACACTTCACCTGATCCTCTCCCGTCTTGATGACATGAAGGCGGAAGAAACGGTCACCATCGACCTGCGCGGCAAGTCCTCCATCACCGACTACATGGTCGTCACCACCGGACGGGTGAACCGTCACGTCGGTGCGATCGCGGAGAATGTCGCCAAAGGATTGAAGGAGAGCGGGATCGAAGCGCCGCACATCGAGGGGCTCGCCAATTGCGATTGGGTGCTGATCGATTCCGGCGACGTAATCGTTCACGTTTTCCGGCCGGAGGTTCGCGAGTTCTACAATCTCGAAAAGATGTGGACCTCGGAGAAACCGGCGAAGAAGGCACGCTGA
- a CDS encoding helix-turn-helix domain-containing protein — protein MQHIVFNSTELPGDESLRKNQWIEQLSSGYVRLNADPVKDTPFCGELRIAALKQVAVGTIEGTVEAVRRTAREIALEDTDNLVLLCNAGETPMRITQNGAAVDLSKGGSVLIEQSRPSAIITPHGKCRLLALQAPRSWLRARLPAIETQVMTPIIRYSAALGLAQAYANALLQSSSASPGLIATYAPDHIADLMAAAIAQDHPETGKAGVRAARLRALKDDIAIYLGSRSLSASDLASRHGISVAYVRKLFSTSGTSFSDFVLAERLGRTYRMLRDPRFASRPISAIAYEVGFSDLSYFNRTFRRRYNATPSDVRAGAR, from the coding sequence ATGCAACATATCGTTTTCAACTCGACGGAATTGCCCGGCGACGAAAGCTTGCGCAAAAATCAATGGATCGAACAGCTCTCCTCGGGCTATGTGCGTTTGAATGCAGATCCGGTGAAGGATACTCCGTTCTGCGGTGAACTGCGGATAGCCGCGTTGAAACAGGTGGCTGTCGGAACGATTGAGGGGACCGTCGAGGCCGTCCGGAGAACGGCGCGGGAAATTGCACTGGAGGATACCGACAACCTTGTCCTTTTGTGCAATGCCGGCGAGACGCCGATGCGTATCACGCAAAACGGCGCGGCGGTTGATCTGTCCAAAGGCGGGTCGGTTCTGATCGAGCAATCACGACCGTCAGCGATCATCACCCCGCACGGGAAATGCCGTCTGCTTGCACTTCAGGCTCCCCGCTCATGGTTACGCGCGCGTCTGCCGGCCATCGAGACCCAAGTCATGACGCCAATCATCCGTTATTCAGCGGCACTCGGTCTCGCGCAAGCTTACGCGAATGCATTGCTGCAGAGTAGCAGCGCCTCTCCAGGCCTCATCGCAACTTATGCGCCGGACCACATTGCCGACCTGATGGCGGCAGCCATCGCGCAGGATCATCCTGAAACGGGCAAGGCAGGCGTGCGCGCCGCACGGCTTCGTGCTCTCAAGGACGATATCGCCATCTATCTGGGATCGCGGTCCCTGTCCGCCTCTGACCTTGCGTCACGGCACGGCATCTCTGTGGCTTACGTGCGCAAGCTGTTTTCCACGAGCGGGACGAGCTTCAGCGACTTCGTGCTCGCCGAGCGGCTCGGTCGCACCTACCGCATGCTGCGCGATCCCCGCTTCGCTTCGCGTCCGATCAGCGCCATCGCCTATGAGGTCGGCTTCAGCGATCTTTCTTATTTCAACCGTACGTTTCGCAGGCGCTACAACGCGACACCTTCCGACGTCCGGGCGGGTGCGCGCTGA
- the rlmH gene encoding 23S rRNA (pseudouridine(1915)-N(3))-methyltransferase RlmH, with protein MRLLVIAIGRLKQGPERELAERYRERFEGLGRKLGFRGLDIHEIPESRHADATGRIAEEAQAIAAHIPDGAMVMALDERGDNLDSATIARHLERWRDDSVPCAVFLIGGADGLSADLSRRAKVRLAFGKSTWPHQIVRILLLEQIYRAGTILSGHPYHRA; from the coding sequence ATGCGTCTTCTTGTCATTGCCATTGGCCGCCTCAAGCAGGGTCCAGAACGCGAGCTTGCCGAGCGTTACCGCGAGCGCTTCGAGGGCCTCGGGCGCAAGCTCGGCTTCCGCGGCCTCGACATCCATGAAATCCCCGAAAGCCGCCACGCCGACGCCACAGGACGCATCGCCGAGGAAGCTCAGGCCATCGCCGCCCATATCCCCGACGGCGCGATGGTGATGGCGCTCGACGAGCGCGGCGACAATCTCGACAGCGCCACCATCGCCCGCCATCTTGAGCGCTGGCGCGACGATTCGGTGCCGTGTGCGGTGTTCCTGATCGGCGGCGCGGACGGGCTGTCCGCGGATTTGAGCCGCCGCGCCAAGGTCCGTCTCGCCTTCGGCAAGTCGACATGGCCGCATCAGATCGTGCGTATCCTGCTCCTGGAGCAGATCTACCGGGCCGGGACGATCCTGTCCGGTCACCCGTATCACCGGGCCTGA
- a CDS encoding murein hydrolase activator EnvC family protein: MIFGARISSSHSRLCCCLALAACLGATSALAQTQAPPSPPDQATLDQRNQELEALRAKQKEAAEAQQRLKDEIAAIGQDRTKLNQQLIDTAARIRTIETNISDTEGRIRPLDAREAEIRLSLETRRDRIGEVLAALQRAGRRAPPALLVTPEDSLQSLHAAMLLGATVPEMRARALKLASDLGELIQVRKNIAEERDRLSDERDKLKTDNTRLAALVDERQKKQSDVERDMEAEKSRAATLAKEAGSLQDLIAKMEQDIKSAAKAAAAAELKGTPPSVNGKPNLRGMQDPARLSPAIAFAAAKGLLPLPVNGTKIRGYGGPDGNGGQEKGISIATRPGAQVTTPCDGWVVYAGPFRSYGQLLILNAGGGYHILIAGMDRISVNIGQFVLTGEPVATMGSQSQVASILAAPSSQPVLYIEFRKDGTPIDPGPWWAAKEGEKVRG, translated from the coding sequence TTGATTTTCGGCGCGCGCATATCGTCCAGTCACTCGCGGCTTTGCTGCTGCCTTGCGCTGGCCGCGTGCCTCGGAGCGACAAGCGCACTTGCCCAGACACAAGCGCCTCCCTCGCCGCCTGATCAGGCGACACTCGATCAACGCAATCAGGAACTGGAAGCGCTGCGCGCCAAGCAGAAGGAGGCGGCCGAGGCGCAGCAGCGTCTGAAGGACGAGATCGCCGCGATCGGACAGGATCGCACCAAGCTCAATCAACAACTGATCGACACCGCCGCGCGCATCCGTACCATCGAGACCAACATCAGCGACACCGAAGGCCGTATCCGCCCGCTCGACGCACGCGAGGCGGAGATCAGGCTGTCGCTCGAGACGCGGCGAGACCGAATCGGCGAAGTGCTCGCAGCGCTGCAGCGCGCCGGACGGCGTGCGCCGCCAGCCCTTCTGGTGACGCCGGAGGATTCGCTGCAATCGCTGCATGCCGCGATGCTGCTCGGCGCGACCGTGCCGGAAATGCGCGCCCGCGCACTCAAACTCGCGAGCGATCTCGGCGAACTCATCCAGGTCCGCAAAAACATTGCGGAAGAACGCGACCGTCTTTCAGACGAACGCGACAAGCTGAAAACCGACAACACCCGTTTGGCTGCGCTCGTCGACGAGCGGCAGAAGAAGCAGTCGGATGTCGAGCGCGACATGGAGGCGGAAAAGAGCCGCGCGGCAACGCTCGCCAAGGAGGCCGGCAGTCTTCAGGACCTGATTGCCAAAATGGAACAGGACATCAAGAGCGCCGCCAAGGCGGCCGCTGCCGCAGAATTGAAAGGAACTCCGCCTTCCGTCAACGGAAAGCCTAATTTGCGCGGCATGCAGGACCCAGCGCGCCTCAGTCCGGCGATCGCCTTTGCTGCGGCAAAGGGATTGTTGCCTCTTCCGGTCAATGGCACGAAGATTCGCGGTTACGGCGGGCCAGACGGCAATGGCGGGCAGGAAAAGGGCATTTCAATCGCAACGCGCCCCGGCGCCCAGGTCACAACCCCGTGTGATGGGTGGGTGGTTTATGCCGGGCCGTTCCGGAGCTATGGACAACTCTTGATCCTCAATGCGGGCGGCGGGTATCATATCCTGATCGCCGGAATGGACCGTATTTCGGTCAATATTGGCCAGTTTGTACTCACGGGGGAGCCGGTGGCGACGATGGGATCACAGTCTCAGGTCGCCTCTATTCTGGCAGCGCCATCGAGCCAGCCCGTACTCTATATCGAGTTCCGTAAGGACGGGACCCCGATCGATCCAGGCCCATGGTGGGCCGCAAAGGAAGGCGAAAAGGTTCGCGGATGA
- a CDS encoding S41 family peptidase, with the protein MMRKTSLILLSAAAGAAATLLVTQPRASLMGTSARAAAADTYRQLNLFGDVFDRVRSDYVEKPDDKKLIESAISGMLTGLDPHSSYMDAKSFKDMQVQTRGEFGGLGIEVTMEDGLIKVVSPIDDTPASKAGILANDIITNLDDEAVQGLTLNQAVDKMRGPVNTKIKLKIVRKGVDKPIEVTLTRDNIRVRAVRAKVEDGDIAYIRITSFNEQTTEGLKKEMANLQQQIGTDKLKGYILDLRNNPGGLLEEAVSVSNAFLNRGEIVSTRGRNAEETQRRVAKPGGDLAKGKPVVVLINGGSASASEIVAGALQDQKRSTTIGTRSFGKGSVQTIIPLGSGNGALRLTTARYFTPSGKSIQAKGIIPDIEVMQDVPDELKSKTDTKGEASLRGHLKADGQEETGSQSYVPPDEKNDKALHTAIDLLHGIKHNAANTTPPATSGDKDKAAN; encoded by the coding sequence ATGATGCGCAAGACTTCTCTGATTCTTCTCAGCGCCGCAGCCGGCGCTGCCGCGACTCTTCTGGTAACCCAGCCCCGCGCTTCGCTGATGGGCACATCGGCCCGCGCAGCAGCAGCCGATACCTACCGCCAGCTCAATTTGTTCGGCGACGTATTCGACCGCGTTCGCAGCGACTATGTGGAAAAGCCGGACGACAAGAAGCTGATCGAGAGCGCCATCAGCGGCATGCTGACCGGCCTCGACCCACATTCCAGCTACATGGATGCGAAGAGCTTCAAGGACATGCAGGTGCAGACCCGCGGTGAATTCGGCGGGCTCGGCATCGAAGTCACGATGGAAGACGGCCTCATCAAGGTGGTGTCGCCGATCGACGATACCCCGGCCTCGAAGGCAGGCATCCTCGCCAACGACATCATCACCAATCTCGACGATGAAGCCGTGCAGGGCCTCACCCTCAATCAGGCCGTCGACAAGATGCGTGGTCCGGTCAATACCAAGATCAAGCTGAAGATCGTCCGCAAGGGCGTGGACAAGCCGATCGAAGTGACGCTGACGCGTGACAACATCCGCGTTCGCGCGGTACGCGCGAAGGTGGAGGACGGCGATATCGCCTACATCCGCATCACCTCCTTCAATGAGCAGACCACCGAAGGTCTCAAGAAGGAGATGGCCAATCTTCAGCAGCAGATCGGCACCGACAAGTTGAAGGGCTACATCCTCGACCTGCGCAACAACCCCGGTGGCTTGCTCGAGGAAGCCGTTTCGGTCTCCAATGCGTTCCTCAATCGCGGCGAGATCGTCTCGACGCGCGGCCGCAACGCCGAGGAAACCCAGCGCCGCGTCGCCAAGCCGGGCGGTGATCTCGCCAAGGGCAAGCCGGTTGTCGTGCTGATCAACGGCGGCTCCGCCTCCGCGTCCGAAATCGTCGCTGGAGCGTTGCAGGATCAGAAGCGCTCGACCACGATCGGCACGCGTTCGTTCGGCAAGGGCTCGGTCCAAACCATCATCCCGCTCGGCTCGGGCAACGGCGCGCTGCGCCTCACCACCGCGCGCTACTTCACGCCCTCGGGTAAATCGATCCAGGCCAAGGGCATCATCCCCGACATCGAAGTGATGCAGGACGTGCCGGACGAGCTGAAGTCCAAGACCGACACCAAGGGCGAGGCCTCGCTGCGGGGCCACCTCAAGGCCGACGGTCAGGAAGAGACCGGTTCGCAATCCTACGTGCCGCCGGACGAGAAGAACGACAAGGCGCTGCACACCGCCATCGACCTGCTCCACGGCATCAAGCACAACGCCGCCAACACGACGCCTCCGGCGACATCCGGAGACAAGGACAAGGCGGCGAACTGA
- a CDS encoding sugar O-acetyltransferase codes for MTSEKQKMIAGELYLPNDPEIQADIAANQIWLARYNAMLGKSSAERLPVLREQITAGDFCDLRPPFHCDYGFNIRLGTGVFMNFNCVILDVTHVTIGNRTQIGPAVQIYAADHPRDPVQRREGFEFARPVTIGSDVWIGGGAIILPGITIGDNAIIGAGSVVTRDVASGATVVGNPARTAARPA; via the coding sequence ATGACAAGCGAAAAGCAGAAGATGATCGCCGGCGAATTGTATCTGCCGAACGATCCCGAGATTCAGGCCGACATCGCAGCGAACCAGATCTGGCTCGCGCGTTACAACGCGATGCTCGGCAAATCCTCTGCCGAGCGGCTTCCTGTACTGCGCGAACAGATCACGGCAGGTGATTTTTGCGACCTGCGGCCGCCGTTTCATTGCGACTACGGCTTCAACATTCGCCTGGGGACCGGCGTGTTCATGAACTTCAACTGCGTCATCCTCGATGTCACCCACGTCACCATCGGCAACCGCACCCAGATCGGACCGGCAGTCCAGATTTATGCCGCCGACCATCCACGCGATCCGGTCCAGCGCCGCGAGGGCTTCGAGTTCGCCCGGCCGGTCACCATCGGTTCCGATGTCTGGATCGGTGGGGGCGCCATCATCCTGCCCGGCATCACCATCGGCGATAACGCCATCATCGGTGCTGGCAGCGTGGTGACCCGCGACGTTGCCTCCGGCGCCACAGTCGTCGGCAATCCGGCGCGAACGGCGGCCCGGCCGGCCTAA
- a CDS encoding divergent polysaccharide deacetylase family protein has protein sequence MTDDLSAPLGQNAPRKRRFRLPFTAPQAIATVCGLFLLTFLGFALFGRDPMGGEPVVVAKYDPAKLPGAVQSTIPPAAPAAPAAPSGQRTVTIIYGSSGERREMKVGDDGAPTNTDADAPVMMSGINQRLLENSRYGMVPVAADGLKPWRVYASGTDLQRARSAAMPTISIVIGGLGVGAAKTNDAIVKLPPAVTLAFTPYGSDPGKLVERARARKHEVLLQLPMEPYDYPDNDPGPQTLLATAGPEQNVDRLMWLMSRFQGYVGFANFMGSRFLVTDPALQPIMQQAARRGLAWLDDGSVPRSLAGQLATAQGVPAATADVVVDQVPTSAEIDKSLMKLETLARERGSAVGMASALPISIERIGTWSQRLESRGILLVPLTTTLMKSKSS, from the coding sequence GTGACCGATGACCTGAGTGCGCCGTTGGGGCAGAACGCGCCGCGCAAGCGCCGCTTTCGCCTGCCCTTTACCGCGCCGCAGGCGATCGCCACAGTTTGCGGCCTGTTTCTGCTAACATTCCTGGGCTTTGCGCTCTTCGGGCGGGACCCGATGGGCGGTGAGCCGGTCGTCGTCGCGAAATATGACCCGGCCAAGCTGCCGGGGGCCGTCCAGTCCACGATTCCTCCCGCCGCTCCGGCTGCGCCCGCAGCACCCAGCGGCCAGAGGACCGTCACCATCATCTACGGCTCGAGCGGCGAGCGGCGCGAAATGAAGGTCGGTGACGACGGCGCGCCCACGAACACCGATGCTGATGCGCCTGTGATGATGAGCGGCATCAACCAGCGCCTTCTGGAAAATTCACGCTACGGCATGGTGCCGGTCGCGGCGGATGGGCTGAAACCGTGGCGGGTCTATGCCTCGGGGACCGATCTGCAGCGCGCCCGCTCCGCTGCCATGCCGACGATCTCCATCGTGATTGGCGGGCTCGGTGTCGGCGCGGCCAAGACCAACGATGCCATCGTGAAGCTGCCACCCGCAGTGACGCTCGCCTTCACACCCTACGGCTCCGATCCCGGCAAGCTCGTCGAGCGCGCCCGCGCCCGCAAGCACGAAGTGCTGCTGCAGCTTCCGATGGAGCCTTACGACTATCCGGACAACGATCCCGGCCCGCAGACGCTGCTCGCGACCGCGGGGCCCGAGCAAAACGTCGACCGGCTGATGTGGCTGATGAGCCGCTTCCAGGGGTATGTCGGGTTCGCGAACTTCATGGGCTCGCGCTTCCTCGTCACCGACCCCGCACTACAGCCGATCATGCAGCAGGCGGCAAGGCGCGGTCTCGCCTGGCTCGACGATGGCAGCGTGCCGCGGAGCCTCGCCGGACAGCTCGCCACCGCGCAGGGCGTGCCCGCCGCGACGGCGGATGTGGTGGTCGATCAGGTTCCGACCAGCGCCGAGATCGACAAGAGCCTCATGAAGCTCGAGACGCTGGCACGCGAGCGCGGCAGCGCTGTCGGCATGGCATCCGCATTGCCGATTTCGATCGAGCGGATCGGCACATGGTCGCAGCGGCTGGAGAGCCGGGGCATCCTGCTGGTGCCGTTGACAACCACCCTGATGAAATCAAAATCAAGCTAA
- a CDS encoding RNA pyrophosphohydrolase, producing MSRYDDLPYRSCVGMMLLNPKGLVFIGRRAGGPEHVDQSHVWQMPQGGIDPGEDHWEAARRELFEETNARSVEKLAEAPDWLTYDIPRTIAGRAWKGRFRGQRQKWFAIRFTGQDSEINVVSPAGHKPEFIDWRWEPMENLPDLVVPFKRPVYERVVQEFSRFAGK from the coding sequence ATGTCGCGTTACGATGATCTGCCCTACCGGAGTTGCGTCGGCATGATGCTGCTCAACCCGAAGGGGCTGGTCTTTATCGGCCGGCGGGCCGGCGGACCTGAGCATGTCGATCAGTCTCACGTCTGGCAGATGCCGCAAGGCGGCATCGATCCCGGCGAAGATCACTGGGAAGCCGCGCGCCGCGAACTTTTCGAGGAGACCAATGCGCGCTCGGTGGAAAAGCTCGCCGAGGCACCGGACTGGCTGACCTACGACATTCCACGCACCATCGCAGGGCGCGCGTGGAAAGGCCGCTTCCGCGGACAGCGGCAGAAGTGGTTCGCGATCCGCTTCACCGGCCAGGACAGCGAGATCAACGTCGTTTCACCCGCCGGGCACAAACCGGAGTTCATCGATTGGCGCTGGGAGCCGATGGAGAATCTTCCCGACCTCGTCGTGCCATTCAAACGCCCGGTCTATGAGCGGGTTGTGCAGGAATTCTCGCGCTTCGCCGGGAAGTGA
- a CDS encoding F0F1 ATP synthase subunit epsilon produces the protein MANNFHFDLVSPEKIAFSGEVEQVDVPGVEGDFGVLAGHSPLVASVRPGILVVTVGGKQEKIIVLGGLAEVSDKGLTVLADTATSLAELDRAAFAKQIEEMEENLKDTEPGNALDRAISRLDHFKIIQQRITSTGMH, from the coding sequence ATGGCCAACAACTTCCACTTCGACCTCGTTTCGCCGGAGAAGATCGCTTTCTCCGGTGAAGTTGAGCAGGTCGACGTTCCGGGCGTCGAGGGTGACTTCGGCGTGCTGGCGGGTCATTCGCCGCTGGTCGCAAGTGTCCGTCCTGGCATCCTCGTGGTGACCGTCGGTGGCAAGCAGGAAAAGATCATCGTGCTCGGCGGCCTCGCTGAAGTCTCTGACAAGGGACTCACTGTGCTGGCCGACACCGCGACCTCGCTTGCCGAACTCGACCGTGCGGCATTCGCCAAGCAGATCGAGGAGATGGAAGAAAACCTGAAGGATACAGAGCCGGGCAACGCGCTCGATCGCGCGATCTCGCGGCTCGACCACTTCAAGATCATCCAGCAGCGCATCACCTCGACCGGGATGCACTGA